The nucleotide sequence ATTAAACACAACTTTCGAAGACAAGAGATCTGAATTACAATCTTTACTGACTAGCTGTGACACAGTAGGCAAGTTACTATTCCTCTCTGacttttcttatctataaaatagaataataacatTGAATTCCCATGGTTTTTGAAAGAATTACTGCACTTAACCTAGAGCCTATAATAATAGTTATTGTTTCTATGTTCACCCTTATTTTATTCAGTGGAAATCACTTATTTGCATTTTTGTCTCACTTACTAGCCTGAAAGCTCCTTGTGGATGAGCATTATTTCTTTATGTCACTTTATAGCAAAAAGCCTTTCTAGGAATACTTTGGGCCATCAGAAAGTGTATGATGCCTTAATTATTCATATGTTGGTGATTTCAAGCCAAGCATATATTggtttactcttttttttttttttcacaagtaGGACTCTTTATTTGTCATTAAAAGtctgaattttaaacatattcttgGACTGGTGGTTCATATCCACCAGCTCGTTCAACTTTAGCACCTGTCTCGTCACCAGTAGCTTTTCCAGAGCTACTACCTTCACCATGAAGCTCCATGAATTTCCCCAATTCAAACTTGGGCTTCTTgagcatttttacttttctaacaaAGACATCATGGAGAGGATAAATAGATTGACAAGCCTTTTCTATGTCTTTTCCAATGCTGTCCGGAATCAATTTATTGACTACTTCTCTCAAGTCATTTGTCTGCACCTCTCTGGTCATGATTTCCATCATCTTCTTCTGGATTTGGCGGACCTGTTGGTGCTGAGCATAAGAGGTCTTCCATATCTGATTGTTGCGTTTTTTAGTAAAACCAACACAGAACAGATGAAGCAAATAACCATCGGTAGTCTTGACATCAACATGAGCTTCAATCATAGTCTGCCAGTTTTTAACCGTGGAACACATTTTGTCATGGGTAAGGTCCATGCCATGAAAATTAGTCAGGTAGTTTTTGCCCTGAACATCTTCAGTAATCAGCTTGAATTTTCTAAATGCAACTTCATCATTTTGCAGATCAGCGAGGCTCACTTCAAACACATGACCCTTGAGGCCGTCGGAGGCAATTTTTGTTCCTTGAGTCCTGGTGACTAGTGTTTTCCCAATATTTCTTATATTGAACATAGCAGGTGCCTTCACATCATACCAATCTTTCTTAGAAAATGGATCAACCACTTTCTTCTTGGCTCCCTTTTTGCCGCCTTTCGTAAGGCGCTTGTTCTTGCCAACCGCCGTGGTGCTGCTCAGAGAGCCAAAAGCTGGTTTACTCTTTTAACTGTATATGGTATTGTTGCTGCAATTTTCTTACAACTGTGTATTAAATTTACTAaggaattttatttctacttcacaTTCTGATATCTACTTCATTactgtaaaatatgtaaaacagtgTTGACTCTAGTAATTTCTTTGTTATATAAATaactcattaggaaaaaaaagcagGTCTGTTATTTTAGATAACAGTGGACCACCAACTAAAAAGCCAGATGGTCAAGATATTCTCTGAAGTCCTATAAGTCAAATTCAAATTAACAGTTGAAACACTAAAATTTGCACTTTAAGTTATATTCCTAGGCCAATTAGTTTTATAAATGAGAAGTTTTAATATAAAGTTCATAAATGTTGCCTATGTAGCAGTATTTTTTGAACAATGTTACTTAAGCTTagttttttaagaataatttagataatttagaactttagaaataaaactgtaGAAAACAATTGGCTGTCTAAGATTCCCTGCCCTCATTTTTAATCTGAGCTAAATTATCACATTTTAAGGTAACACTTGGTAATGGGtttaatagaatagaaaaataaaaatatatttatttaaattccataaacatttattgagtacttatccCATGCTATAGATTATAAATAAGGTATAGTTTCCTGGCCATGAAAAAACTCACAAACACATACATAGTTGACTGAAACTTGAGAAATAGATTAATAGAGCTGTGCATTAAGTCTTCTAGCATgtgaaaacagaggctcagaaaattAATCCTGTCTTTTGAAAGGAAGATCCAAGAAAGTCATGATAAGGAGTTTATGTTTGAAATTAATCTTGAAATATAAATAGAGGTTTGAGAGCAAGAACATTTTGGAAACGATAGAGTACGTACAGCTTTTGGCAATATGAGAAACGATGATTTGCTTGGGGGGAATAACAAGTAGCACATTATGCCAGGAGCATAAAATGTGTCAGAGAAGAGAGGTGTGAGATGAGAACAGAACAGTATACTAGAATCTGATAATGAAGCACCTTGTATTCCAAGGTAGGAAGCTTGGAACTTAAACTATAAATTGAATTGAAACTATAGtgttaaagaattttaagaatagGATGGATAAAATTAGATCCACATTTTAGGACATCCTCTGGTTACAGAATGGAGATGGGTTAGAGTATGGGAAATTTGTAGTCAGTAATAAAGCCAAAGAACTAATGTAGGGAAAAGATGATGAGATCTTAACCCAATGTAGTAGCAGTTTGGttggagatgagaaaacagatgTTTAGAGACTGGAATTAATAAGATTTGGTGGTAGACTATGGAAGGTAAAAGCTAATGAAGAAGTGCAAGGATTAGGTAGCCTATAGCTTAGGTGACTGGGTGCATATAATAGTCTTTACTGCTATCATGTCATAACACTTATGGTCTTCCCCCAAGAACATGAAGGCTGCCATTTGTGGGaagatgtggccatgtgacttgctttaccTAATAAATGCCAAGAAGTGGCATGTCTACTTCCAAGTGGAAGCTGTAGAAACCAGAGTTTGTCCACACTTCTCTTTGCCTTTGCCACAGTGCCATATAATGTAATAGTGACTGCTCCAACAGCCTGGGCCTTTGAATAAAGACTATACAAAGCAAAATCCCCTGCCAACCCACACAGATTTGtgagattacaaaaaaaaattgtattaagccattacatttttggttgttttgagattttttgttgttgttgtttcctacTAAAGCCTGACCTTGATAATACTAAAGTGATGGTGGAATAAAATTGAATCAGGATTAGGAGGGTTTGTAGGTTAGATCATGAGGTTTGGTACAGATGTGAGAGGTTAAATATTAGGTGATGATATTGGCAGTTGTTCAGATTTATGGAGTTaggttttcaaaattaaag is from Lemur catta isolate mLemCat1 chromosome 10, mLemCat1.pri, whole genome shotgun sequence and encodes:
- the LOC123645688 gene encoding 40S ribosomal protein S3a-like, coding for MAQSESKGLTTKKVDGITLCLKPKAQAPSRPPVQVLESSVQKTQSSDIQGQEKKGVLALEYRDVDLPSDSDITMEPLSLDSWELHYYPSFGSLSSTTAVGKNKRLTKGGKKGAKKKVVDPFSKKDWYDVKAPAMFNIRNIGKTLVTRTQGTKIASDGLKGHVFEVSLADLQNDEVAFRKFKLITEDVQGKNYLTNFHGMDLTHDKMCSTVKNWQTMIEAHVDVKTTDGYLLHLFCVGFTKKRNNQIWKTSYAQHQQVRQIQKKMMEIMTREVQTNDLREVVNKLIPDSIGKDIEKACQSIYPLHDVFVRKVKMLKKPKFELGKFMELHGEGSSSGKATGDETGAKVERAGGYEPPVQEYV